From the Sebastes fasciatus isolate fSebFas1 chromosome 9, fSebFas1.pri, whole genome shotgun sequence genome, the window TGTATTCTGTCAAATAAAAGTAGCCTAGTGGAGGATAAAGTATAACTACAACAGATGATCCAGATGTGGAGTGGAAGTATAAAAGTAGCATAGTACTTagcaagtaaagtacaagtatctcagAATTGTACTTTAGTGCAGTACTTGAGGGTGCAAAATATAGTGCATTAACATGTCAACGTGGACAATAAAATCATTTTCTACAGTATACACGGGCATTTCATCAGCTAACTGGAATTAACCAGAAAAGTGACAAAACTCAAGATAATTAAAGAAACAATACACAATAAATAACAACTAGACACCACGGCGGGTTGACCAACAGCAGAATAAGCACAATAAATAACAACTGGACACCACGGCGGGTTCACATTATAGAATcaacagcagaataaaacatcaTGCACATGAATCAACAAACTCCACAGCGGCTGCAGCCAGTTTAcctttacaaaaaagaagtttattcaagtatgctattagtatacttcttttaaacttaaattaaGAGTGTAGGTTTTCAATTACTTTTTATGTCCTTACTACAGATAAACTTAACAAATTTATACTTAAATATACTTgtcttataccgacaagtatacagaaaagtatatttggaTAAGTTCTATAAGttaacttaaagaaaacttacaagtatacttgcagtaaaaagtaTTCAACTATttgtttactgagagtatactttaaagcgtactttcataaactaaaaagtgggctacaagtatataactagtaaactaacagtataagTTCACTTGAAGTAAAGTtaatattatagttgcagtaaagtacaaaagtatggttttataaactaaaaaagtgggcaaatttagtcccaagaacaagtatactactagtacatttaTATAcgtattacataaagtatacttgaactatacttaagtttacttcttaaaataaacttgaagtatacttcttttttgtaagggtatacacacacagaaaaaacactaaACTGAAGAACCATCacagtgtgttgttgtactcaccGGTCTGAGCTCATTCTGCGAGTCTTGACCACCGTGAAGTCTTCCTCAATCTGCTCCAGGTTCCACTTCTCTGCTCCTTCATTAATATAACCACTCCAGTCCCAGTAAGACCAGTCCACTCTGGTCCCAGTACAACCAGTGctctctggtcccagtagaaccagtccactctgcctctctggtcccagtagaaccagtcctctcggcctctctggtcccagtacaaccagtccactcagcctctctggtcccagtacAACCAATCCACTCGGCCTCTCTGGTTCCAGTAGAACCAGTCCTCTCGGCCTCTGTggtcccagtagaaccagtctACTCGGCCCctctggtcccagtataacagtcctctctggtcccagtataaGCAGTCCACTCTGGTCCCAGTACAACcagtcctctctggtcccagtacAACCAGTCCTCTCTGatcccagtagaaccagtccactctggtcccagtagaaccagtcctctctggtcccagtacAACCAGTCCTCTCTGatcccagtagaaccagtccactctgtggtcccagtataaccagtcctctctggtcccagtacAACCAGTCCTCTgtggtcccagtataaccagtccactctggtcccagtacaaccagtcctctctggtcctagtagaaccagtccactcggcctctctggtcccagtagaaccagtcctctcggcctctctggtcccagtagaaccagtccactcagcctctctggtcccagtacaaccagtccactcggcctctctggtcccagtagaaccagtccactcagcctctctggtcccagtacaaccagtcctctctggtcccagtagaaccagtccactcagcctctctggtcccagtacaaccagtcctctctggtcccagtagaaccagtcctctcggcctctctggtcccagtacaaccagtcctctctggtcctagtagaaccagtccactcagcctctctggtcccagtacaaccagtcctctctggtcccagtagaaccagtcctCTCGGCCTCTCTGatcccagtagaaccagtcctCTCGGCCTCTCTGatcccagtagaaccagtcctCTCGGCCTGTCTCTGatcccagtagaaccagtcctCTCGGCCTGTCTCGggtcccagtagaaccagtccactcggcctctctggtcccagtagaaccagtccactcagcctctccgGTCCCAGTCTAACAgtcacaaacagcagcaggcctCACACAGACCTCACTGGAGCAGAAACCACCTGGAGGATGAGAGCATGTTAGTATTTAGATCCAGGGTGCACCTTGTGTTTGCAGGTGTGCTTCATTTGGGTCACTTAGCGTGCCAGCCGGGTGGTGTTATAGAcacttttcacagcagccattttgacatgtcattgcagggtaaacacagctgtaattgattaattgattaattgattaattatggccctgttccattCAGGTGGTCCAGGGTCCTGGTGATGTGCATGCTGGATTAGTGGAATGGATGTGACACTAAATAGAACTAAACCATTATTACTTTGAtcagttacacctgtgtttaccctgcgaTGCAACCTTTTTAATATGACGAGGTACGATAATGACTTTGTTACAGTAAGGAGACATGTCTGCCCTGATTAAAGTACCAATACCACGCTCtataaatactccattacaagtaaaagtcattgCATACAttgaaaaagtaaaagtataaacgTATAGGCTGAAAGGAGGCTTTCAAAagtactcaatgcagaaaaatggcCCTTGTGATTGTGTACCGTAAACTACATCTCATCATGAGGTAACGTTTTGAGTGTGCTGTGGTTGTGCTAGCCAACTATTTGTAACTAAATGTTCTTCTTCTATGTATTTTGCAGAATAAGACGTCCATCTCTGAGAGTGAAGTGAAACCACTTTAAAAAccttttgcatttatttcagCTTCAGGATGTTGAATAAATAACAATGAAATGTCCTTGTgttgattgtttttatatttgcttAAATAAAGAGTGTGCAAATAATTTGGTCTCCTGTACAAATAGACGATTATCTGCCATAACAACATATTCCTTTCCTCAAACACAACACCAGATTTCTATAATCATTCAACCTGAAGATCtaatcacaaatacattttactaagaatttattttatatatatatatatatatatatatctttgtatatatatacatatataatacaatgaccaataaaacatgaaatggaCTTTGTTTTTTATCTCACCAAATCCCATAACAAAACCTTTAACCACATGTATGTTTCTATAGATATTAATGgtaatttataatgtaaaatatggTGTCTAGTCTTCTCTGGCTAGTTGCTACCTAATGTTACTGTTTTAGAGATTAGTTTAACTTTGTTTCACCTCATTGCCCCTCCACAGAAAACATTAATACATGAAATATATAGGCTAAAAGtttatgataaatatataaaaaaatataataacatattattatcattattttattttattttattttattttattttattttatttatttatttatttatttatttattttattttattttatttattttattttattttattttactttattttattttattttattttattttactttattttattttatgcttGTTTTCTATATGTGGGGTTGGTATGTTTGTGAGTCTGTCTGTAGatgttactttttttgtttgtgatgaaaatttaaaaaagaaatttaaaaaaaggaaaaagaaagaaatgtataataaaaaactaaaaacagagACCTTAAAACAAATTAACTTTATAGAGGCAAGAGAAATTCAATATTTTCAAAAACGTGCAgggattttatttaaaattttttattcttttttattttaacatgcgCCAGTGTCCTAGTGGTGCATAATAAGGATCCTTAACTATAAATATTAAAACTGTGTAATAGGAGTTAACACAATGTCTCTCTCTGGTGGCTCCTTCTTGTTGGTGCACATTCAGAGTCCTGCAGCTGTCCTCTCAAAGTTCAGTTTAATCATCTagtaaacatgtttaatatctTTATGATGGAGTAAACTGTTGAAGACATGAGGTGAGAAGTGACAGAAGATAAAAAGGAAacatgaagaggagagaaaccTGCAGGGTGGTCGGGTTACTACTGCTTTTGGAGATTAATTTCACTTTGTTTCACTTCATTGCCCCTCCACAGAAAACATATGAatacatgaaatatatataaatatataataaatatataaaaatataaaaatataataacacatttatattattattattattattattattattattattattattattattattatttattttatttattatttatttattttatttttttatgcttgttTTAGGCATGTTTGTGAGTCTGTCTGTAAATGTTACTTGTTTGTgataaaaattttaaaaagaaattaaaaaaagaaagaaatgt encodes:
- the LOC141773562 gene encoding uncharacterized protein LOC141773562, translating into MKHTCKHKRGRVDWFYWDPRQAERTGSTGIRDRPRGLVLLGSERPRGLVLLGSERPRGLVLLGPERTGCTGTREAEWTGSTRTREDWLYWDQRGREDWFYWDQRGLVVLGPERLSGLVLLGPERTGCTGTREAEWTGSTGTREAEWTGCTGTREAEWTGSTGTREAERTGSTGTREAEWTGSTRTREDWLYWDQSGLVILGPQRTGCTGTREDWLYWDHRVDWFYWDQRGLVVLGPERTGSTGTRVDWFYWDQRGLVVLGPERTGCTGTRVDCLYWDQRGLLYWDQRGRVDWFYWDHRGREDWFYWNQRGRVDWLYWDQRG